In Pyrus communis chromosome 15, drPyrComm1.1, whole genome shotgun sequence, the genomic stretch TAAAATTTCTGTTTAACTTCAAGCAGTCTATACGTTTCAATATCTTTTAGCTTGCCACTGTAGCAAAGCAGTTTGTCCAATGTTTTAAAATGCAAAGGTTAGGCCAAGGCATTTTGTGGATTGCCCCGGCTAAGCGAAAACCTTGAGGTGTGAAGTGAAGCCTTACGGGAcgttaaattattaatatatgttatatatataatataatcgACAATAGAGTCGAAATCAAACATTATAGAAGAATAATCAACAATCAAGTAAAAAATTTCTTCTCTGTAGGTGGGAAAACctaaccttaaaaaaaaaataaaaaaataaaaaagccccAGCTGACGCGCGCCTTGACCATGCCTGCGCATACTCACCCTGCACAGAGGTGTTTTCCTCACCACCCTGCGTCAAAGGCTGCCTAGGCGTGTCTCAAGGCTCATTTTTCAGAACACTGAATTTGACTAGGAGTGGTTTTCCCTTCTACTCTTTTATAGTGGTTGCCTATTGATATGCATTTTGCCTGTCAGGTTTTTGCTTCGGATGATGATCAGGATGCATTAACAACAGATCCTGATGAGCTAGTTGATTCTGAAGATAGTGAAGGAGTTGGTGGTGATGAAGAAGATATCTTTAGAAACCTACTTTCTAGAGCTGGATTTCACCTCACATACGGAGATAATCCTTCACAGCCACAGGTCACTTTACGAGAAAAGCTTCTGATGGATGCTGGTGCTATTGCTGGTTTTCTGACTGGGCTCCGTGTTTATCTTGATGACCCTGCTAAAGTAAAACGCCTGCTTCTCCCAACCAAGCTTTCTAGTAGCGGCGATGGAATGAAGGTCGTAAAGAATGATGAATCTTCCCCTAGTTTGATGAATTTGCTAATGGGAGTCAAAGTTCTGCAGCAGGCTATCATTGATTTACTTCTGGACATTATGGTTGAGTGTTGCCAACCTACAGAAGGGACTTCTAATGGTGACTTGTCTGATGCAAACTCAAAGTCTCCAGATGGAAGTGGAGCTGCTAGTCTGCTGCAATCCGATAGAGAAAATGGAGCTACAGAATCTTCGGATTGTCCTGTGTGTGAAAGATTGGATACTAGCGCTGATGAAACTAGCAGCAGCACTTCGGCTGTTCAGAGCTCTGACGTGAATGGGATTGGTGTACCTGGAAAAACTCTTCCTGGGAAACCAATTTGTCTACCAGAAACATCTGCCAGGGTGTCAGAAAATGTCACCCTTCGCTCAAAGGTACAGTACATTGTTGCTCTAGTATTTAATATGTAGCTTAAGTGATAGTACTGACCTGTTTTAACAAATTGAATTTTAGACTAAGTGGCCTGAGCAATCAGAGGAGCTCTTAGGATTGATTGTAAACTCATTGAGAGCTCTAGATGGAGCTGTTCCACAAGGATGCCCTGAACCAAGACGTCGGCCTCAGTCTGCACAAAAGATCGCTCTTGTACTGGATAAAGCGCCGAAGCATTTGCAGCCCGATCTTGTTGCTTTGGTGCCCAAGTTGGTTGAGCACTCAGAGCATCCACTTGCTGCTTTTGCACTTATAGAACGACTTCAAAAACCAGATGCAGAACCTGCTTTGCGGACACCTGTAagatttatttactttttgttGTTCAAAGATAATTTGCTTTCTCCAGATGTGTATTTATATCTCTTTAATACAGAGCATCTTACATATACTATGGAATCTAGCTAGCATGTGCAACTTTGCACAGCTTAGCCTATTGCTACATTGTTCTTCTGTTAAGGTATCTTtatcttgtttctcaggttttTGATGCTCTTAGTCAACTGGACTGTGGCAGTGAAGTGTGGGAACGAGTTTTATCTCAATCTTTTGAGTTTTTGCCAGATTCAAATGATGAACCTCTTGCTGCAACCatagattttatatttaaagCTGCATCCCAGTGCCAACACCTCCCTGAAGCGGTATGCGTATGATGTAATtcttaattcaaaattaaaaaggcCACTTATATTATTGTATTACTTTTGGCATTCCTTTCTCTTCACATTTGTAACCATCATTGTTCTCTATTATAGGTCAGATCGGTTCGTGTTAGGCTAAAGAATTTGGGTGCCGAAGTTTCTCCttgtgttcttgaatttttgAGTAGAACTGTAAATAGCTGGGGAGATGTTGCTGAAACTATACTTAGAGATATTGATTGtgatgatgattttggtgaCACTTGCTCGACATTGCATTCTGgtcttttcttgtttggtgaacATGGACCGATTTCTGAACGGTTTCATTTGGTGGATGAGCAGACTTTCCGCGCGAGTCGTCACTTTTCTGACATTTACATCTTGATTGAGATGTTATCCATACCTTGTCTGGCTGTTGAAGCCTCTCAAACATTTGAGAGAGCTGTAGCTCGTGGTGCCATTGTGACTCATTCTGTGGCCATGGTTTTGGAAAGGCGCCTTGCTCAAAGATTGAATCTTGATGCTAGATTTGTTGGGGATAATTTTCAGCAGACCGATGTTGCAGCAGAGGACGATGCCAATGAACAGCTGAGAGTCCAACAAGACGATTTTACTTCCGTTCTTGGTCTTGCTGAAACATTGGCCCTCTCTCGAGATCCGTGGATTAAGGGATTTGTGAAGATGCTGTatacattattatttaaatggTATGCTGACAAGACTTATCGAGGGAGAATGCTAAAGAGACTTGTAGATCAAGCCACTAGCACTACAGATAGTAGCCGTGAAGTTGATCTAGATTTGGATATCTTGGTGACCTTGGCTTCTGAAGAACAAGAAATTATCAGACCAGTTTTGAGTATGATGCGGGAGGTTGCTGAGCTTGCAAACGTTGATCGTGCTGCTCTGTGGCACCAGTTATGTGCCAGTGAAGATGAAATAATTCGCATGCGTGAAGAAAGGAAAGCCGAAAATGCTACTATGGTTAAAGAAAAAGCTGTTCTATCACAAAAACTAAGTGAATCTGAAGCTACTAACACTCGTCTTAAGGTACTTGTCATCTTAACTGGTGATATGGCTACGATTATCGCATCTTGTTTATTCTTTTTGGAGAATATTAGAATTGATGCATGTCATGATGTGGCAGTCTGAAATGAAGGCTGAGATTGACCGCTTTGCTCGAGAAAAGAAGGAACTATCCGAACAAATACAAGAAGTTGAGAGTCAGCTTGAGTGGCACCGCTCTGAGCGAGATGATGAAATCAGAAAGCTCACTACAGAGAGGAAAGTGCTTCAGGATCGTCTTCATGATGCAGAGACACAACTCTCTCAATTGAAGTCCCGAAAACGTGATGAATTGAAGGtatcaaatttgtttttctttcttgtcaTCTCAAATGAGCTCACACCTTTTATCTAAGCTGGTGTTCTTATGTATTTGATAGTTTCTCAAAAGGCTCTCTTTCTCATATCAGGTTTTTGATGCATCAAAAATTGGTTTTAGCTTTTTATAtttaagcatatatatatatattatgatatgCGCTCAATTTTTGTTTGCATGCCATTtgagttttgaaattttcagttGACATTGTGTTATGAATTGTGATTTTGGATTGTGCAATAGGGATTTTGCCTTCCTATGTCTGGAGCATGTTTTGGTAATATGAACTTGGATTCAGTATCTCGTCTGCAGAAGCTGCGTGTTTAAATGATTTTCGTACGAAAGTCTTTTTGAGTATTCATTCATTTTGAACTCGCAGAAAGTATTAGTAGGCATAATTATTTGATccttgttttttattatttcttcatTTATTGTTTTTGTCTTGCTTTTTCTACTAAGACATACCTTTTTCTAACTACAATGGATGAATGTGACAGAAATTGGTGAAGGAGAAAAATGCTCTTGCTGAAAGGTTGAAAAGCGCTGAAGGTGCACGTAAAAGATTTGATGAAGAACTTAAACGGTATGCCACAGAGAATGTAACCCGAGAGGAAGTTCGACAGTCTCTTGAGGATGAAGTACGGCAATTGAAACAAACAGTGGAGCAAACAGAAGGAGAGAAACGGGAGAAGGAAGAGCAGGTTGCTCGGTGTGAGGCGTATATTGATGGGATGGAATCAAAATTACAGGCCTGCCAGGTTTTTGCCTCAAAATAGCGAAtgctcttcttttccttttttctttttgactcACCTGCTCTTCTAATTATCTGTATATCACCAGAAGCAGCTAGCTTTGGTGCTTATTGAATTTAGCTTCATATTTTGATTTATCTAATATTCAGGATAATATCACTCTTATTAATGCTTCTCCTTATCTCCTGTAGCAATATATTCACACCCTCGAGGCTTCACTTCAGGAAGAAATGTCTCGGCATGCTCCTCTGTATGGGGCTGGTTTGGAAGCTCTATCAATGAAGGAGTTGGAGACACTTTCAAGCATCCATGAAGAAGGCCTCAGGCAGATCCATACCCTTCAGCAGCAGCGTAAAGGTAGTCCAGCCGGCAGTCCCCTTGTGAGCCCTCACGCCCTCCAACACGGTCATGGGTTATATCCTTCAACACCACCCCAGATGGCCGTCGGATTGCCTCCTCCTCTCATCCCAAATGGTGTCGGAATCCACAGCAATGGGCATGTGAATGGTAATGTTGGACCCTGGTTCAACCATTCGTAGAATTTTGGTCATAGACTCGCAGCTCTCTTTTGTTCCAATGTCGGCATTGGTTCGCCCAACGGAATGGGGTGAAATTGCTATTTTTTTGCATCGGTTTGTTGGCATTTTGGCTGTTGGAACTGTTGGAACTGTTGGAACCGAGTTGAAAAGAGAAAGGAGAAGGAAAAAGGAATAAGATGATAAAagttaggtttagggtttaagaaaATGCGAGGAAGAGAGTCCAATAGAAGTAACAGTTGCAAATGCCAATACTCATTTGCGCCCTTTTTGTTCCCTTGGAAGTCAATTATaggctttttatttatttaaattttttgttatgcCGGTGTTaggtttatttaaattttttgggtGTGATGTAGTTCTTCTGTTTTGTCACAGAGGCAAATCAACTGGTTTATCGACCGCTTCATAAAGCGTTTTTGCTAGAATAGCGACATGACATATATACTGATTATGTTGTTGATCACTTTGGTAAGGCAAACCGAACTAGACCACGTCCTAACGTCTAACATGCATCAACGGGGTCCATCTCCATTAGGAAGAGAATAATGCTaggtaaattaaatttgcaaattaaataatgtgtcgtcgataaaaaataagcatgttaatcaatacGTAAGTGgtaatttaatcatcaatttttaaattatttagtttacaaaatttaatctttcCAAGTGGTCAGTACCACGTATTCAAATAGTACTACTCTTCCAGAAATAGTCGGGTATTCAAATAGTACTACTCTTCCAGAAATAGTCGGGAAGATTCTTTTGAAGTAATTTTAGGCTATGTTCAAATGAGAGACATAGGTCTAATATATTAGAGTCTCTATTTAATATATTATCGCAGCTAATCAACGGCTAAGGTATGACTCAACCGGATAGGTCGATAACTAACAGATCAGATGGATTGTATTGCGTTATCTTTGACTGGATTGCTAGCGTACCGCGGGGGTAATGATTAGAAGGTAGACAAATTAAACTTTTCATGACGCAAATAGAGataaacacatatataattagTAATACAAGTTTGCCACAATGACCAAAAGGTAGATAAATTAAGTTTCACATGCAAACTAAGATAATTGGAAAATTTGGTTAATTCCAGCTGGTTAAGGTTTTGGTTAAAAGTTCTTTTTTCAAAGACATTATCAACTAAAGGTGCTTTAGTGCAATGTTCTGTAACACACCTTACATCCTAATCTTTTGCAACTAAAAGTCGACGGTCTATCTCAATTTGAATTATGGACATATTCTTCACAAATTTATACTACTATGTTTAAGCAATAGGCCTAGGGTTGATACTTGATATATTTACAAGAAGTAATTGTCATGTTACGTGTCATATTCAGTTGAGATAATAATTGATGAATATTATTATTCGATAATGAGACAGTTTGAAGTTtatcaaaaaaacaaaatgagtgATTCTTGCAACATAATATGATGACGTGTGTCGGCTCTATTTGCACCTACTGCATGTGAAACTCATATATTCAATATcaataaataacaataattATGTGTCACATTTAGTTGGGATAGAGTTAATGCATATAGTATTATCCATAGTTTGAAGTTTATCAAAAGGAAGAGTGATTCTTGCAACGTGATTATTTGGTATTTTGGTGACATGTTTCGTTGACGTGTTTTGGTGACGTGTGTGAGTTATTTGCATGAGGGTCTCCATGCATGTGGAAAGAAGGGATACACGATCGTGGAAAATATGTGCATGGAGGTTAACTAGTTAGGTCTATATATACGATAACTGGGAAGAAGAAACAATCAAAACAAACATAACTTGATAAATCTAATTTGACTTTTGTACGTGTCCTAATCTTTTCTGTAGATTTTTCTTCGAACTCATCTCTTCCACACGAATCGGTCATCAGTTTTCCAACCTATTTAAGCTAATCGTCCACAACCCCAAAATATTAATCGCCAGCCAGCAACTAGGAACCAGAAATTCTCTCTTtaattatctctctctctctctcttcctctctctttctctctctctctctctctctctctctcccccccccctctcttttAGCATTCCCAATATTTTTCTGGTTAATTGGTCATCAGCTAAGCTTCGCTTGTTGTTCCACTATTGCTTGATTACCTGTGTAAGCTGCTGTTACCTCACTTGGACCTTTTAGCTTTTTCTTCAATATTTAATAGTTATTAGTTTAGAGGATGCATGGAGTAGAAATAGGCTAGATATACAGCGTTCGAAACCGTCATTtgcaacaaaaaagaaatgttATTAGTTTTTCGaggccaaaaacaaaaaaaaaaaaaggtatagtTAGCATGGAGGATTTACTGGAGCATTGGATATCGTCCCaatttttgttcttaagtttggcCGAAATTGTTGCATTAATTATCGTGAAAGTTTTTGTAGTTTGGCTCTAACTATTTAAGCATCTGTTGAGCTGTTTGGCTAATATTTGTGGTGCGCTATAACCATGAATAGttcacagcctcaaagttcaaACCCTTTATTGGAAATTCTTTGACCAAGTATTGGTGCCTCATGttttgactctctctctctctctctctctctctctcatatgtGCAGCATGAAGAAAGTTTGTTGGCCTTACTTCGATCCTGACTTTGATAATCTCCCAGAGAGGATATATGGCCCTGCGTAAGTAATctcttaattaatttgatcacTAATTGCATTCACATACAACACTTCTTGATCGTAAGTGATCTCTCGGTAATTAATTTCCGCAGTTGTCAAGTAAGCATCGACAACGAAGGGATGGAAGATTGCACAGTAGTAAAGGTGGATAGCGTGAACAAGCAAGGGCTTCTCCTGGAAGTGGTGCAAGTTTTGACAGACATGAACCTCACCATCACTAAAAGTTACATTTCTTCTGATGCTGGATGGTTCATGGATGGTATGAACATATCAAACTTCATCACCCATCAACCCCGTAAATTAATTTCTCAATATATATTAGAAACCCcctgtataatttttttttaatttgttaatcaCTATCTTAGTTATGATCACTAATTTTGTGCACGCTTTTGCAGTTTTTCATGTGAAAGATGAACATGGCAACAAAGTTACAGACCGGAATGTCCTTAACTATATTCAACAGGTAATTAATTTGGTTaattggtttgttttgttttgttcatgAATCATATTTCGAATAATTAATGCTATTTGTATCATACTTATTGAATATATTGTTGAGTATCTCTTAATCAGTGAGTCCGGCCCTTAGATGATTTATCTATGTAGATCCACATGCTCATCAATTTGACAAAAGTTATAAAATGACTAATGCAGGCCATAGTTACAGCCACAGGCCCCCCAGACTTGGCCAAGTCCTATGCCAACAACCACCCTATTTTATTCGAACCCGAAAACCCTATTGAACACACCAGTGAAAATTCTAGCGAGCACACTACCATTGAAATGACCGGTACAGACCGGCCCGGTCTGTTTTCGGAGATCTCCGCTGCCCTGGCGGATCTCCAATGCAACATAGTAGAAGCGCATGCATGGAGCCACAATGCCCGCCTGGCATGTGTTGCTCAAATATCTGATAAATCAACCGACACCCCAATCGACGACCCCCGACGCATTGCCACCATAGAAGACCACCTCATCACCGTCCTCCGTGCCACCACAGCCCTCAGCCCGTTTGGGAAGGAACCCAATTGTCAACAAGAAGTGAAGACCTCTGGGCTTATGGGAGGAGGAGATAGTAATCATAATATTCACCAAGGCACCATGAGTACTAATGTGGACCGTAGGTTGCACCAGCTCATGCTTTCTGTGAGGGACTTTGATGGGCCTCACTTGGGGCCTGCAAGCTCGCCAAGGACGCCCTTGGGGTTGGATAGTGAGGAGGAGAGTCGGAAGCCAGTGGTTTGGATTGAGAGTTGTAAGGAAAAAGGGTATTCAATGGTGACTATCGAGTGCAAGGATCGGCCGAGGCTCATGTTTGATACTGTGTGCACCCTCACTGACATGCAATATGTAATTTTCCATGCTTCTGCTAGTGCCCAAGAAGGTTATTCCTTTCAGGTAAATTCATTTCATCATGATTCCTGCACTACAAGCAAGTGTTGCTATTTGTACCACATTTACTAACCGCGTTCCTCACAGCCAACTTAATTAGTAGAAGTTGAGTCTGACTTCAATTAGAAAAGTGATCAGCAATATTGTGGTCGATATATGTTGTTCAAATAGTTTCGTATACCCTATGCACTTGAATTCGTACTTTTACTTGTAAATTGACCACAATGTATTATGTTAATGAAGACTAATTAACCAACGAATGTTCTTTCTATAGGAGTATTTTATTCGACACATCGACGGGGATGCCCTGTGTACTGAGAGTGAGAAGGAAAGAGTAATAAAATGCTTAGAGGCTGCTATTGAGCGTCGGGTTTGTGAGGTGAGTACGGAGCTCGCATTTATtagatgatatatatatatatatatatatatatatatatatatatatatatatatatatatgctgtgTGATAGTAGCTTCTAATACTGATTAGAAGCAGCACTGATTTCTATGTATAAAACTTAACAGGGTGTTCGGGTAGAACTATGCGCAGACAATAGGATAGGGTTGCTCTCGGATATAACTAGGGTTCTACGGGAGAATGGACTTGCGGTTGTTCGAGCAGATGTAGCAACGCAAGGAGAAAAGGCCGTAAACGCCTTCTACGTCAGGGATATTTCAGGCAAAGAAGTAGTAGACATGGATTTGATCGAGTCGATGAAGAGAGAATTGGTGGGTGAAAATCCAATAGAATTTCAAGTCAAGAATGACACATGGATGAGACCGAACTCACTTGAGAAAGGGTCGTCCCCTCTCTCTAATTTTGGAGACATGCTGAAATCTCAGATAGAGAGATTTTCGTACAAGTTTGTCAAgaccaaggaggaggaattgaaCCATTGAATGCATGATGTACATACGTAGAAAATCACCATCTCAGGCCATTTCCAAGGGTTGTATATACATTACGTGTTAAGGGAAGCATTATTTCTAGGCTCTTAGGTTGAATATGTGGtttgtacaaaaataataataataataatttttttgtcaaaggttTGTGCAAAAATAATTGAgcacatattgttttttttttttccttcttttttctttatcaatAAGTGAAAATTGCATACAACCCTTCAAATTACTGAAGGATAATTGAAGGTTAATGCTCTTAGGGTTGTAACTAGTAAATGTGAATATTGAGCACATATTGAAAGATAATGCTCTTATGATAATATCGTGTTAGGGTTGTAACTAGTAAATGTGAATATTGAGCATTATCCTTCAATATCCTAAGGGAAGCATTATCCTTCAATATCCTAAGAGCATTATTTACAACACTAAGTAATTAGTAAATGTGAATACATGTCGGATTTATATAGGAAAGTAAAAATCTGTATCTTTTAATTCGTGCACCTATATGCATGTGATGTTATTCAGTACTCAATCaccatatatataaacaaaagaaGATAATTATCTCGGCAAGTCCAAGGTTAATTCTCCTAAGCCAAACGGAGTGCAATGTCATATGAAAGACATCAAACCTCTTAGCCGATTGGTTCAACTCAAAATGTCTCCTCACAACCCTCAAATTCTCCACCAGCCACCTATGCTTCTCCGGAACACCCATCAGCACCTCCTTCAGCCGCCAAATCTCTGAAACCTCAACCTTAACCGAAAACGCCTCCCACCTCAGCACCTCGCTAAACGGCAGCGCATAGTGCTCCGATACAATCACCAGCACGCACTCGGCATTAATGGCCTCAACAATTCTACGGCTGGCCACTTCATGCCCGCTAGGGCACATGCAAAACTTGGACTTGAGCATCATGGAGTCGTAGTCTAGGCCTTTGGGGAGGTCTTCATGAATTTGAAGGTCTTTGTGGCGGTTTTTCCAGTGGACCGGGAGGATGGGTCTTATCGGGCCGTGGAGGCCGCGGGCGAAGAAGGCCAGGTAGGGAGGCGGAGTGTGGAGCGGCTGCGGTGAGATGAGTTTGGAGGAGACTTTGCCGCCGTAATTTCAGGGAAGGAAACGTCCTTTTGAGGGTTAAGCTTTCGGAGGTGTTGGCGTTTCAGAGGACTCGGATTGATGTGTCGTGGAGGAGCGGGTTTCCTGCTGCGGTGCCTGATATTTagttggaaaattttcatttaatctCTTGTAACATAGTTTCATTTCATGAGAACTAATAGCAAACCCTTTATCCCTCCCATCCCCCTCCAAGTCTTTTATCTTTGGCTCGATttgattttttatcttttacccatttaatcaaaatcaaaatgaaaagcTATGATTGACAATCTAAGATAAAAGAATGACTTATATGCAGCAAATTCATCGCCACGAGATGTTTCTTCAATAATGCATTTTTATGTGTAATTTCTCTTCGTATGACAAATTATTATTGTAATAGAATGTCACAATGGTTATAAGCTTGTTCCATAAGTTGCTATATGACCTAAGATAGTCCTCATTgcatttattcttttcaatgaCGCAATTTTCAATAATGATGTACATAACGACTAGTTTTGGttgtaaataataattttcaacTAGATAACgtacccttttttctttttcttttttattttttatttttttattttttattttttatatatgagT encodes the following:
- the LOC137717636 gene encoding uncharacterized protein isoform X1, with amino-acid sequence MKQQTSSSSEAVSSLSSSSSAVSTSADHSLPSSPNSGASEKFSSIPAAAPEDLAVGSRDGSGAQESVTVDRRVEYSAVCRWTVSNFPRIKARALWSNYFEVGGYDCRLLIYPKGDSQALPGYISIYLQIMDPRGTSSSKWECFASYRLAIVNLADDSKTIHRDSWHRFSSKKKSHGWCDFTPSSTVFDSKLGYLFNTDSVLITADILILNESVNFTRDSNNNNNELQSSAGSVMSGSAVAGPVSDVLSGKFTWKVHNFSLFKEMIKTQKIMSPVFPAGECNLRISVYQSSVNGVEYLSMCLESKDTDKTVVLSDRSCWCLFRMSVLNQKPATNHMHRDSYGRFAADNKSGDNTSLGWNDYMKMSDFVGTESGFLLDDTAVFSTSFHVIKEFSSFSKNGGLITGRSGSGARKLDGHIGKFNWRIENFTRLKDLLKKRKITGLCIKSRRFQIGNRDCRLIVYPRGQSQPPCHLSVFLEVTDSRNTSSDWSCFVNHRLSVVNQRMEEKSVTKESQNRYSKAAKDWGWREFVTLTSLFDQDSGFLVQDTVVFSAEVLILKETSIMQEFTDQDTESSNAGLQIDKNGKRSSFTWKVENFLSFKEIMETRKIFSKFFQAGGCELRIGKQQSHTFSTKKGGRICLHIIILLTCVFLDAGIYESFDTICIYLESDQSVGTDLDKNFWVRYRMAVVNQKNPAKTVWKESSICTKTWNNSVLQFMKVSDMLEADAGFLVRDTVVFVCEILDCCPWFEFSDLEVFASDDDQDALTTDPDELVDSEDSEGVGGDEEDIFRNLLSRAGFHLTYGDNPSQPQVTLREKLLMDAGAIAGFLTGLRVYLDDPAKVKRLLLPTKLSSSGDGMKVVKNDESSPSLMNLLMGVKVLQQAIIDLLLDIMVECCQPTEGTSNGDLSDANSKSPDGSGAASLLQSDRENGATESSDCPVCERLDTSADETSSSTSAVQSSDVNGIGVPGKTLPGKPICLPETSARVSENVTLRSKTKWPEQSEELLGLIVNSLRALDGAVPQGCPEPRRRPQSAQKIALVLDKAPKHLQPDLVALVPKLVEHSEHPLAAFALIERLQKPDAEPALRTPVFDALSQLDCGSEVWERVLSQSFEFLPDSNDEPLAATIDFIFKAASQCQHLPEAVRSVRVRLKNLGAEVSPCVLEFLSRTVNSWGDVAETILRDIDCDDDFGDTCSTLHSGLFLFGEHGPISERFHLVDEQTFRASRHFSDIYILIEMLSIPCLAVEASQTFERAVARGAIVTHSVAMVLERRLAQRLNLDARFVGDNFQQTDVAAEDDANEQLRVQQDDFTSVLGLAETLALSRDPWIKGFVKMLYTLLFKWYADKTYRGRMLKRLVDQATSTTDSSREVDLDLDILVTLASEEQEIIRPVLSMMREVAELANVDRAALWHQLCASEDEIIRMREERKAENATMVKEKAVLSQKLSESEATNTRLKSEMKAEIDRFAREKKELSEQIQEVESQLEWHRSERDDEIRKLTTERKVLQDRLHDAETQLSQLKSRKRDELKKLVKEKNALAERLKSAEGARKRFDEELKRYATENVTREEVRQSLEDEVRQLKQTVEQTEGEKREKEEQVARCEAYIDGMESKLQACQQYIHTLEASLQEEMSRHAPLYGAGLEALSMKELETLSSIHEEGLRQIHTLQQQRKGSPAGSPLVSPHALQHGHGLYPSTPPQMAVGLPPPLIPNGVGIHSNGHVNGNVGPWFNHS
- the LOC137717636 gene encoding uncharacterized protein isoform X2, coding for MKQQTSSSSEAVSSLSSSSSAVSTSADHSLPSSPNSGASEKFSSIPAAAPEDLAVGSRDGSGAQESVTVDRRVEYSAVCRWTVSNFPRIKARALWSNYFEVGGYDCRLLIYPKGDSQALPGYISIYLQIMDPRGTSSSKWECFASYRLAIVNLADDSKTIHRDSWHRFSSKKKSHGWCDFTPSSTVFDSKLGYLFNTDSVLITADILILNESVNFTRDSNNNNNELQSSAGSVMSGSAVAGPVSDVLSGKFTWKVHNFSLFKEMIKTQKIMSPVFPAGECNLRISVYQSSVNGVEYLSMCLESKDTDKTVVLSDRSCWCLFRMSVLNQKPATNHMHRDSYGRFAADNKSGDNTSLGWNDYMKMSDFVGTESGFLLDDTAVFSTSFHVIKEFSSFSKNGGLITGRSGSGARKLDGHIGKFNWRIENFTRLKDLLKKRKITGLCIKSRRFQIGNRDCRLIVYPRGQSQPPCHLSVFLEVTDSRNTSSDWSCFVNHRLSVVNQRMEEKSVTKESQNRYSKAAKDWGWREFVTLTSLFDQDSGFLVQDTVVFSAEVLILKETSIMQEFTDQDTESSNAGLQIDKNGKRSSFTWKVENFLSFKEIMETRKIFSKFFQAGGCELRIGIYESFDTICIYLESDQSVGTDLDKNFWVRYRMAVVNQKNPAKTVWKESSICTKTWNNSVLQFMKVSDMLEADAGFLVRDTVVFVCEILDCCPWFEFSDLEVFASDDDQDALTTDPDELVDSEDSEGVGGDEEDIFRNLLSRAGFHLTYGDNPSQPQVTLREKLLMDAGAIAGFLTGLRVYLDDPAKVKRLLLPTKLSSSGDGMKVVKNDESSPSLMNLLMGVKVLQQAIIDLLLDIMVECCQPTEGTSNGDLSDANSKSPDGSGAASLLQSDRENGATESSDCPVCERLDTSADETSSSTSAVQSSDVNGIGVPGKTLPGKPICLPETSARVSENVTLRSKTKWPEQSEELLGLIVNSLRALDGAVPQGCPEPRRRPQSAQKIALVLDKAPKHLQPDLVALVPKLVEHSEHPLAAFALIERLQKPDAEPALRTPVFDALSQLDCGSEVWERVLSQSFEFLPDSNDEPLAATIDFIFKAASQCQHLPEAVRSVRVRLKNLGAEVSPCVLEFLSRTVNSWGDVAETILRDIDCDDDFGDTCSTLHSGLFLFGEHGPISERFHLVDEQTFRASRHFSDIYILIEMLSIPCLAVEASQTFERAVARGAIVTHSVAMVLERRLAQRLNLDARFVGDNFQQTDVAAEDDANEQLRVQQDDFTSVLGLAETLALSRDPWIKGFVKMLYTLLFKWYADKTYRGRMLKRLVDQATSTTDSSREVDLDLDILVTLASEEQEIIRPVLSMMREVAELANVDRAALWHQLCASEDEIIRMREERKAENATMVKEKAVLSQKLSESEATNTRLKSEMKAEIDRFAREKKELSEQIQEVESQLEWHRSERDDEIRKLTTERKVLQDRLHDAETQLSQLKSRKRDELKKLVKEKNALAERLKSAEGARKRFDEELKRYATENVTREEVRQSLEDEVRQLKQTVEQTEGEKREKEEQVARCEAYIDGMESKLQACQQYIHTLEASLQEEMSRHAPLYGAGLEALSMKELETLSSIHEEGLRQIHTLQQQRKGSPAGSPLVSPHALQHGHGLYPSTPPQMAVGLPPPLIPNGVGIHSNGHVNGNVGPWFNHS